The stretch of DNA CGGTTATGCTCCAAATGGGCGTGATGATGTACGCTTTGCAAAAGGCAATTCAGAAGGGTTTCAAACCAATGATTCCACCCACCTTAGTAAATGAATTCGTGCTTTTTGGCAGCGGATACTTCAAGGGAAAAACTTATAATCCTGATACCGATGAAATTTATAAAATTGATAATAACGAGAAAGAGGCGAATGGCGCGGTGAAAAAAGAAAATAAATTTTTAGTGGGAACTGCAGAGCCTTCGCTCCTTGCATATTATGCAGATGATATTCTTAAAGAAAAGGATCTCCCGTTAAAAATATGCGGATTTTCTCAGTGTTATCGGAGTGAGATAGGAAGTTATGGCAAAGACACTAAGGGCATATATCGCGTTCACGAATTTATGAAAGTAGAATTGGTGTGCATTACGAAAGCAGATGTGGATACTGCAGATAGTCTGCATGAGGAGCTTATAGCATTTTCACGCGAATTGCATGAAGATTTAGGGCTCCCATACCGGCAACTGCGTATTTGCTCAGGAGACCTCTCTGCGGGCAAGTACAAACAGTTTGACACAGAAGCATGGATTCCAAGCCGTCAAGCGTATGGAGAGACAGGCTCTGCGTCTAATTTTCTCGATTGGCAATCACGAAGACTTAATGTGCGGTACCGAACGGACGATGGCGATATAAAATATGTATATATGCTCAATGATACCGCACTACCTTCACCGAGAATCCTTATCTCAATTCTTGAAAATTATCAGCAGGCTGACGGCAGCATTAAGGTCCCGGAAGCGCTTTTGCCTTACATGAATGGCATACATACGATACACCGGGGGAGTGTTTAAGCCTTCTCTCAAATACTATTTATAAATGAGACTAATATTATCCGACGCTTAACTGCTTGTCTTAAGCAAAATGTTTTTGGGTTTATTCCATCATGCCAATCATTTGCCTGCACGACGCAAAAAAAAAGATTATTACGAACATGCGTATAAAAATCCGCACCGTGCAGATCCCAAAAGAGGAATTGACACCAGACTAATTTTTTTATTGTGCGGGGTTTCAATCCTCGTGAGTATATGTTATTGGCTATTTTTCTCCGGAGCTTTCCGCGTAACCATCATTGATATTTTA from Patescibacteria group bacterium encodes:
- the serS gene encoding serine--tRNA ligase, translating into MIDINFIREHPDKVRWALEIKKISLDIDEFLHIDKKRNAALRELEELQRKRNEIAASGRTGNLNQREEGKLIKQKLGEQEKRFETLDEIYENFMVQMPTIPAADTPIGNDERGNVEVKKWGEPSQFSFTPKDHVQIGRDLDLLDLEKGVKVSGYRGYYVKNEAVMLQMGVMMYALQKAIQKGFKPMIPPTLVNEFVLFGSGYFKGKTYNPDTDEIYKIDNNEKEANGAVKKENKFLVGTAEPSLLAYYADDILKEKDLPLKICGFSQCYRSEIGSYGKDTKGIYRVHEFMKVELVCITKADVDTADSLHEELIAFSRELHEDLGLPYRQLRICSGDLSAGKYKQFDTEAWIPSRQAYGETGSASNFLDWQSRRLNVRYRTDDGDIKYVYMLNDTALPSPRILISILENYQQADGSIKVPEALLPYMNGIHTIHRGSV